One Felis catus isolate Fca126 chromosome D2, F.catus_Fca126_mat1.0, whole genome shotgun sequence DNA window includes the following coding sequences:
- the LOC101100156 gene encoding interferon-induced protein with tetratricopeptide repeats 5 isoform X1: protein MRSPQPPWAGPVCKPLEQKRMCISLCPRAGACEMPKDPLKTILLELECHFTWNLLKEDILFDVENTIGQQLEFLTTESRLTLYNLLAYVKHLKGQNEDALACLEQAEDITWREHPDKEEIRRLVTWGNYAWVYYHMDQLKEAQRHLDKIGAVCKKRSSPSDYKLESPEIECEKGWAFLKFGGKYYQKAKAAFEKALEAEPDNPEFSIGYAITVYRLDDGNRGGPARSLSLGPLRKAVTLNPDNAYVKVLLALKLQDVHAEAEGERHIEEILDQIASQPYVLRYAAKFYRRKKSWDEALGLLKKGLKATPTSSFLHHQMGLCYRAQMIQIKKDTCNRPKGEDKLRVDRLIAMALSHFKAAVERDSTFAFAYTDLANMYAEGGQYTKAEDVFQKALHLENITDDHRHQIHYYYGRFQEFHCKSESTAIHHYVEALKLRDRSLLRTKLTSALKKLALKRLSHEASDVQSLCALGFVYKLEGEKRQAAEFYARAQGIDPENAESLAALCELRLCI, encoded by the coding sequence TGAAATGCCTAAGGACCCCCTGAAGACCATTCTGTTAGAGTTGGAATGTCACTTTACATGGAATTTACTTAAGGAAGACATTCTGTTTGATGTGGAAAATACAATCGGGCAGCAGCTTGAGTTTCTCACCACAGAATCCAGACTCACTCTTTACAACCTATTGGCCTATGTGAAACACCTAAAAGGGCAAAATGAAGATGCCCTGGCGTGCTTGGAACAAGCAGAAGACATAACCTGGAGAGAGCACCCGGACAAAGAAGAAATACGGCGTCTGGTCACTTGGGGAAACTATGCCTGGGTGTACTATCACATGGACCAGCTTAAGGAGGCACAGAGGCATTTAGACAAGATAGGGGCCGTCTGCAAGAAACGGTCCAGTCCTTCTGACTACAAGTTGGAGAGTCCTGAGATTGAATGTGAAAAAGGGTGGGCATTCTTGAAATTTGGAGGAAAGTATTACCAGAAGGCTAAAGCGGCTTTTGAGAAGGCTCTGGAAGCGGAACCTGACAATCCAGAATTCAGCATTGGCTACGCCATCACGGTGTATCGGCTGGATGACGGTAACAGAGGAGGGCCTGCAAGGAGCTTGTCTCTGGGCCCGCTGAGGAAGGCTGTCACCCTGAACCCAGATAACGCCTACGTGAAGGTTTTACTGGCGCTGAAGCTTCAAGATGTACATGCAGAAGCTGAAGGGGAAAGGCACATTGAAGAAATCCTGGACCAGATAGCTTCCCAACCTTACGTCCTTCGTTATGCAGCCAAAttctacaggagaaaaaaatcctgGGACGAAGCTCTTGGACTTTTGAAAAAGGGCTTGAAGGCGACGCCCACGTCCTCGTTCCTGCATCACCAGATGGGACTCTGCTATAGGGCACAAATGATCCAGATCAAGAAGGACACGTGCAACAGGCCTAAAGGGGAGGATAAACTGAGAGTCGACAGGCTTATTGCGATGGCTCTCTCTCATTTCAAAGCAGCTGTGGAACGAGACTCCACGTTTGCATTTGCCTACACGGACCTGGCCAACATGTACGCTGAGGGAGGCCAGTATACCAAGGCTGAAGACGTTTTCCAGAAAGCCCTTCACCTGGAGAACATAACTGATGATCACAGACATCAGATCCACTATTACTATGGCCGCTTTCAGGAATTTCACTGTAAATCAGAAAGTACTGCCATCCACCATTATGTAGAGGCCTTGAAGCTTAGAGACCGGTCACTCCTCCGGACCAAACTAACAAGTGCTCTGAAGAAATTGGCTCTCAAGAGACTTAGTCACGAGGCTTCAGATGTGCAGAGTTTATGTGCCCTGGGGTTTGTTTACAAgctggagggagaaaagaggcaagCTGCTGAGTTCTATGCTCGGGCCCAGGGGATAGACCCAGAAAATGCAGAGTCCCTTGCTGCTCTCTGTGAGCTCAGACTTTGTATTTAA
- the LOC101100156 gene encoding interferon-induced protein with tetratricopeptide repeats 5 isoform X2: MPKDPLKTILLELECHFTWNLLKEDILFDVENTIGQQLEFLTTESRLTLYNLLAYVKHLKGQNEDALACLEQAEDITWREHPDKEEIRRLVTWGNYAWVYYHMDQLKEAQRHLDKIGAVCKKRSSPSDYKLESPEIECEKGWAFLKFGGKYYQKAKAAFEKALEAEPDNPEFSIGYAITVYRLDDGNRGGPARSLSLGPLRKAVTLNPDNAYVKVLLALKLQDVHAEAEGERHIEEILDQIASQPYVLRYAAKFYRRKKSWDEALGLLKKGLKATPTSSFLHHQMGLCYRAQMIQIKKDTCNRPKGEDKLRVDRLIAMALSHFKAAVERDSTFAFAYTDLANMYAEGGQYTKAEDVFQKALHLENITDDHRHQIHYYYGRFQEFHCKSESTAIHHYVEALKLRDRSLLRTKLTSALKKLALKRLSHEASDVQSLCALGFVYKLEGEKRQAAEFYARAQGIDPENAESLAALCELRLCI; encoded by the coding sequence ATGCCTAAGGACCCCCTGAAGACCATTCTGTTAGAGTTGGAATGTCACTTTACATGGAATTTACTTAAGGAAGACATTCTGTTTGATGTGGAAAATACAATCGGGCAGCAGCTTGAGTTTCTCACCACAGAATCCAGACTCACTCTTTACAACCTATTGGCCTATGTGAAACACCTAAAAGGGCAAAATGAAGATGCCCTGGCGTGCTTGGAACAAGCAGAAGACATAACCTGGAGAGAGCACCCGGACAAAGAAGAAATACGGCGTCTGGTCACTTGGGGAAACTATGCCTGGGTGTACTATCACATGGACCAGCTTAAGGAGGCACAGAGGCATTTAGACAAGATAGGGGCCGTCTGCAAGAAACGGTCCAGTCCTTCTGACTACAAGTTGGAGAGTCCTGAGATTGAATGTGAAAAAGGGTGGGCATTCTTGAAATTTGGAGGAAAGTATTACCAGAAGGCTAAAGCGGCTTTTGAGAAGGCTCTGGAAGCGGAACCTGACAATCCAGAATTCAGCATTGGCTACGCCATCACGGTGTATCGGCTGGATGACGGTAACAGAGGAGGGCCTGCAAGGAGCTTGTCTCTGGGCCCGCTGAGGAAGGCTGTCACCCTGAACCCAGATAACGCCTACGTGAAGGTTTTACTGGCGCTGAAGCTTCAAGATGTACATGCAGAAGCTGAAGGGGAAAGGCACATTGAAGAAATCCTGGACCAGATAGCTTCCCAACCTTACGTCCTTCGTTATGCAGCCAAAttctacaggagaaaaaaatcctgGGACGAAGCTCTTGGACTTTTGAAAAAGGGCTTGAAGGCGACGCCCACGTCCTCGTTCCTGCATCACCAGATGGGACTCTGCTATAGGGCACAAATGATCCAGATCAAGAAGGACACGTGCAACAGGCCTAAAGGGGAGGATAAACTGAGAGTCGACAGGCTTATTGCGATGGCTCTCTCTCATTTCAAAGCAGCTGTGGAACGAGACTCCACGTTTGCATTTGCCTACACGGACCTGGCCAACATGTACGCTGAGGGAGGCCAGTATACCAAGGCTGAAGACGTTTTCCAGAAAGCCCTTCACCTGGAGAACATAACTGATGATCACAGACATCAGATCCACTATTACTATGGCCGCTTTCAGGAATTTCACTGTAAATCAGAAAGTACTGCCATCCACCATTATGTAGAGGCCTTGAAGCTTAGAGACCGGTCACTCCTCCGGACCAAACTAACAAGTGCTCTGAAGAAATTGGCTCTCAAGAGACTTAGTCACGAGGCTTCAGATGTGCAGAGTTTATGTGCCCTGGGGTTTGTTTACAAgctggagggagaaaagaggcaagCTGCTGAGTTCTATGCTCGGGCCCAGGGGATAGACCCAGAAAATGCAGAGTCCCTTGCTGCTCTCTGTGAGCTCAGACTTTGTATTTAA